A single genomic interval of Juglans regia cultivar Chandler chromosome 1, Walnut 2.0, whole genome shotgun sequence harbors:
- the LOC109008290 gene encoding alpha carbonic anhydrase 7-like, which translates to MKNQSKPIFIASFLVCAILFSYSPSTRSQEVENEREFDYLEGSDKGPRHWGDIRKDWAACKNGGMQSPIDLLNQKVKLIPKSGQLKRNYKSCNATVKNRGHDISLQWVGDAGSIQINGTDYFLQQGHWHSPSEHSINGRRFDLELHMVHVTKDLSVKNKIAVIGLFYKIGQPDAFISKLMRNIMSMSDKKGERRMGVIDPTGIKMGGKKYYRYMGSLTVPPCTEGVSWTIYKKIRTVSREQVKILREVVHDYAKRNSRPIQPLNRREIHLYGPNTRNTND; encoded by the exons ATGAAGAATCAAAGCAAGCCGATCTTTATAGCAAGTTTTTTAGTCTGCGCAATTCTTTTCTCATATTCTCCATCAACCAGATCTCAAGAAGTTG agaatgagagagaattTGATTATTTAGAAGGAAGCGATAAGGGGCCACGTCATTGGGGAGACATCAGGAAAGATTGGGCAGCTTGTAAGAATGGAGGCATGCAATCTCCCATTGATTTGTTGAATCAGAAAGTGAAATTGATCCCCAAGTCAGGGCAACTAAAAAGGAACTACAAATCTTGTAATGCCACTGTCAAGAACAGAGGACATGACATTTCG CTACAATGGGTAGGTGATGCGGGATCAATACAGATCAACGGCACTGATTACTTTCTACAACAAGGCCACTGGCACTCACCTTCTGAGCATTCCATAAATGGAAGGAG atttgactTGGAGCTGCATATGGTTCACGTAACCAAGGACCTCAGCGTGAAAAATAAGATTGCTGTTATCGGACTCTTCTATAAGATTGGTCAACCCGATGCATTCATTTCAAAG TTGATGAGAAATATAATGTCCATGAGTGACAAAAAGGGAGAACGAAGAATGGGGGTGATTGATCCTACAGGAATCAAAATGGGTGGCAAGAAGTACTACAGATACATGGGCTCACTGACTGTTCCGCCATGCACTGAAGGTGTCAGTTGGACAATCTATAAAAAG ATAAGGACCGTCTCAAGGGAACAAGTGAAAATACTTAGAGAGGTGGTCCATGAT TACGCTAAGAGGAATTCAAGACCGATTCAACCCCTCAATCGTCGGGAGATCCACCTCTACGGTCCAAATACAAGAAACACAAatgactaa